In Fimbriimonadales bacterium, the following are encoded in one genomic region:
- a CDS encoding DUF5700 domain-containing putative Zn-dependent protease yields the protein MFSATALLLLLSFPQSEKFIEVSFVTDEAESVLAILEKRERGIEITQRDWDNLFFSEGYTRLKEREESIGRSFTEEDFQKFVLSESLISRKKALRKTLETWKKCNLMLAAQKALAYLPKDTKIKAKVILLIKPQTNSFVWDLQNNPAVMLYLDTTMSPEEFDATITHEFHHIGYANSCPNKEFKEWLSKQTEETRNAFMWLSAFGEGFAVLAQSEGKKGNPYGYFRRDVRYAWIRNYANVYRDMKTLEDFFDGVFKGKWNKEEVQKKGYEFFGLLGPWYTVGYLIAVTIEDAFGRAKLIECFSDPRILLSTYNDAAKKLKRKQPLFSESLVKKFEGEQV from the coding sequence ATGTTTTCAGCAACTGCGTTATTGTTGCTTCTTTCTTTTCCTCAATCAGAAAAGTTTATCGAGGTTTCCTTCGTAACCGACGAGGCTGAAAGCGTTTTAGCTATATTAGAGAAACGTGAGAGGGGGATCGAGATAACGCAACGAGATTGGGACAATTTGTTTTTCTCCGAGGGGTATACGCGATTGAAAGAGAGAGAAGAAAGCATTGGGCGCTCCTTCACCGAAGAAGATTTTCAAAAATTCGTTCTATCCGAATCTCTGATTTCACGAAAGAAGGCCTTGCGAAAAACTCTCGAAACATGGAAAAAGTGCAATCTTATGCTTGCTGCGCAAAAAGCACTTGCCTATCTACCGAAAGACACTAAGATTAAAGCGAAAGTCATCCTTCTTATCAAACCGCAAACGAACAGTTTCGTTTGGGATCTCCAGAACAATCCTGCCGTGATGCTTTACTTGGACACAACTATGAGCCCGGAAGAGTTCGATGCGACAATAACTCACGAATTTCATCATATCGGATATGCGAACTCCTGCCCGAATAAAGAATTCAAAGAATGGCTCAGCAAACAAACAGAGGAAACTCGTAATGCTTTCATGTGGCTCAGCGCTTTTGGAGAAGGTTTTGCGGTCTTAGCCCAAAGCGAAGGGAAAAAGGGCAACCCTTACGGATATTTTCGACGAGATGTTCGGTACGCGTGGATTAGGAATTACGCTAACGTATATAGGGACATGAAAACTCTCGAGGACTTTTTCGATGGCGTATTCAAAGGAAAATGGAACAAAGAGGAAGTGCAAAAGAAAGGCTATGAATTTTTTGGACTATTAGGGCCATGGTATACCGTTGGTTATCTTATCGCTGTAACCATAGAAGACGCATTCGGACGCGCTAAATTAATAGAATGCTTTTCGGATCCGAGAATACTTTTATCGACTTACAACGACGCCGCGAAGAAATTGAAACGAAAACAGCCGCTATTTTCCGAGTCGTTGGTCAAAAAATTCGAAGGGGAGCAAGTATAA
- a CDS encoding DUF3084 domain-containing protein, which translates to MSSSSVLFLSMMMAMGALVAFLGDLLGRRVGKKRLRLWGLRPRHTATMFTVIVGAIIPLLTVYGFVTISAPARQWIAKGTQLVAEVNDLTRERNKLATERTQIQQEVAQLRTRADSLSQEVTMRKTEAESARKEQNRLENLRKKAEAKTAEANRKYEVARTSLARLEKQAEELDKKVHALQEQNTTLANNLEDKQREYEDLNRYSLELTQEILTKEKQIEEVEKVAQEKTKEAQELDERVLSLGLQITRLRQEEQELNRAIEYLMKQMELLVRNIEAIRQSQLIFHRGEELARLIIPPGLNSDEAQMYLDEVQRMAHIAALERGVKPDENGRAAALDNRLRRLPDGKYVQYTVQEQIRDIKERVVNAPQEMVLLASAFYNYFKEDQENRLPVPLEISFHTNRVVYEENQLVASATIDGSLPHEKIIEEITEFITRDVRAQAEQNGMIPVNGRPESLGSATAKQLSDLANQIRRLRKQVVLEAIASKQTKSAEPLVLEFQIKAQSTKVER; encoded by the coding sequence ATGAGCAGTTCATCGGTTTTGTTTTTATCAATGATGATGGCGATGGGCGCATTAGTTGCCTTCTTGGGTGACCTTTTAGGACGTCGAGTAGGCAAAAAGCGCTTGCGTCTTTGGGGTTTGCGTCCGCGACACACGGCGACGATGTTCACGGTAATCGTAGGGGCTATCATTCCTCTTTTGACGGTGTATGGCTTCGTCACGATCAGTGCACCGGCTCGCCAGTGGATTGCGAAAGGGACGCAACTCGTCGCCGAAGTGAACGATTTAACGCGAGAGCGTAATAAACTCGCTACAGAACGGACACAAATCCAACAAGAAGTAGCACAACTTCGCACGCGAGCGGATTCCCTTTCACAAGAAGTGACGATGCGCAAAACAGAAGCGGAAAGCGCTCGTAAAGAACAAAACCGTTTGGAGAATCTCCGAAAAAAGGCGGAAGCGAAAACTGCAGAAGCGAATCGAAAATACGAAGTGGCAAGAACTTCTTTGGCGCGACTCGAAAAACAAGCGGAAGAGTTGGATAAAAAAGTGCATGCTTTACAAGAACAAAATACGACTTTAGCTAATAATCTCGAGGATAAGCAACGAGAATACGAAGATTTGAATCGCTATTCGTTAGAATTAACCCAAGAGATACTTACGAAAGAAAAACAGATCGAAGAAGTGGAAAAAGTCGCGCAAGAGAAAACTAAAGAGGCGCAAGAACTCGACGAGCGCGTGCTTTCTTTAGGCTTGCAAATTACGAGACTTCGTCAAGAAGAACAAGAGCTGAATCGTGCAATCGAATATCTGATGAAACAAATGGAATTGTTGGTAAGGAACATCGAAGCGATTCGACAAAGCCAGTTAATCTTTCATCGTGGAGAAGAGTTGGCGAGGCTGATTATCCCCCCCGGGTTGAATTCCGACGAAGCGCAGATGTATTTAGACGAAGTTCAGAGGATGGCTCATATCGCCGCTTTGGAAAGAGGAGTCAAGCCGGACGAAAACGGCAGAGCGGCGGCTTTAGACAATCGGCTTCGGCGTCTTCCCGATGGAAAATACGTGCAGTACACGGTTCAGGAACAAATCCGCGATATCAAAGAACGCGTGGTGAACGCTCCGCAGGAGATGGTGCTTCTCGCATCGGCATTTTATAACTATTTCAAAGAGGATCAGGAAAACCGACTTCCCGTTCCTTTAGAAATCAGTTTCCACACGAATCGAGTGGTTTACGAGGAGAATCAACTCGTGGCATCCGCAACGATTGACGGTTCGCTTCCTCACGAAAAAATTATCGAGGAAATTACGGAATTCATTACGCGCGACGTCCGAGCACAAGCGGAGCAAAACGGGATGATTCCTGTGAACGGACGTCCCGAATCTTTGGGCTCAGCAACCGCGAAACAACTTTCGGATTTGGCGAATCAAATCCGACGATTACGAAAACAAGTAGTTCTCGAAGCAATCGCATCGAAGCAAACGAAATCCGCAGAGCCTCTCGTGTTAGAATTTCAAATTAAAGCGCAAAGCACTAAAGTAGAAAGATGA
- a CDS encoding LptF/LptG family permease: MKWLLHRWIYLEMIGPWILGVALFTVLLVAGTYLFRLTDLVVKGIEVTTVVTLSIYYLPALVVKTFPMAGLLAGMLAFGRLSNDSEVVAAMAGGASFFDLMKPVAVFGLVISALSFVINDFVVPRASIEASLLQDKITRRLRQTSGNPHHQPVFINGKMRGQIVARDVSIDTGMMYDVLIEWYTPDNNPDWILVAEQMLYTPEKEWKIRKGRVLYFDRQGGVTISRFETANPPKGTRFEFTPRDVFTLRNRDPDALSMRELGAEIVRLKEKKLAPESKIRDLEVDYWTKISFPLSGVIFALVGAPAAVRRTRQSFGVGVAASTAIIFGYYMLYNYLTIIAKGGLISPVTSAFLPVVIGTIVAAMLIWSKNR; encoded by the coding sequence ATGAAGTGGCTTTTGCATCGCTGGATTTATCTCGAGATGATAGGCCCTTGGATTTTAGGGGTTGCTTTATTTACAGTATTGCTTGTTGCAGGTACGTACCTGTTTCGTTTAACGGATTTAGTCGTCAAGGGAATCGAAGTCACGACGGTCGTTACCTTGAGCATTTATTATTTACCTGCTTTGGTCGTGAAGACTTTTCCCATGGCGGGGCTTTTGGCGGGAATGCTCGCGTTCGGCAGACTTTCGAACGATTCGGAAGTAGTCGCTGCGATGGCAGGGGGGGCAAGCTTTTTCGATTTGATGAAACCCGTTGCGGTTTTCGGGTTGGTGATTTCCGCTTTATCGTTTGTCATCAACGATTTCGTCGTTCCTCGGGCGAGCATCGAGGCATCGCTCCTCCAGGATAAAATCACGAGGCGATTGCGACAAACCAGCGGCAATCCCCACCATCAACCTGTCTTCATCAACGGAAAAATGCGAGGACAAATCGTTGCGCGCGATGTTTCTATCGACACCGGAATGATGTACGACGTATTGATTGAATGGTATACGCCAGACAATAATCCCGACTGGATTTTGGTTGCAGAACAGATGCTTTATACACCCGAAAAAGAATGGAAGATTCGAAAAGGAAGAGTTTTGTATTTCGACCGTCAAGGGGGGGTTACTATTTCGAGGTTCGAGACAGCAAATCCTCCCAAAGGAACGCGTTTCGAGTTTACTCCTCGAGACGTTTTTACTTTGCGCAATCGAGACCCCGATGCGCTTTCCATGCGTGAATTAGGCGCGGAAATCGTTCGACTCAAGGAAAAGAAACTTGCACCAGAATCTAAAATTCGCGATTTGGAAGTGGATTATTGGACGAAAATTTCTTTTCCTTTAAGCGGCGTGATATTCGCTCTCGTAGGAGCACCAGCAGCGGTACGAAGAACACGGCAAAGTTTTGGAGTCGGCGTGGCAGCAAGCACGGCGATTATCTTCGGATACTATATGCTTTACAATTATTTGACGATTATCGCAAAAGGAGGTCTAATCTCTCCGGTTACAAGCGCATTTCTTCCGGTAGTAATCGGCACAATCGTTGCAGCGATGCTTATCTGGAGTAAAAATCGCTAA
- a CDS encoding gamma-glutamyl-gamma-aminobutyrate hydrolase family protein (Members of this family of hydrolases with an active site Cys residue belong to MEROPS family C26.) produces MKPKIFLAITKDPRARLSDKEENYKRHLEECGAEVIPIGEETDIGISADGLVIMGGPDIDPTNYGQENVGCEELLSHERFDALKKVFEKIKNEKKPILGICMGMQFLNVMFGGDLEQDMGHSSHREGDNDKEIEVAIEPNTLLHKVLDAKIITVNCSHHQRVRNLGKGLRIAATANDGTIEEIEHPEYPFLIGVQWHPERTPTSESRKLFEAFVSACSLHAQSALR; encoded by the coding sequence ATGAAACCTAAAATTTTTCTTGCAATTACGAAAGACCCTCGCGCGCGACTGAGCGATAAAGAAGAAAATTATAAAAGACACCTCGAAGAATGCGGTGCCGAGGTGATTCCGATAGGTGAAGAGACGGATATCGGAATTTCTGCGGACGGGCTCGTGATCATGGGAGGTCCAGATATAGACCCGACAAACTACGGACAAGAAAACGTTGGATGCGAAGAACTGTTATCTCATGAACGGTTCGATGCGCTAAAGAAAGTTTTCGAAAAAATAAAGAACGAAAAGAAACCCATATTGGGAATTTGCATGGGAATGCAATTTTTGAATGTTATGTTCGGTGGTGATTTAGAACAAGATATGGGACACAGCTCGCATCGCGAAGGAGACAATGACAAAGAAATAGAAGTCGCTATCGAACCGAATACCCTTCTTCATAAAGTGCTCGATGCAAAAATCATCACAGTTAACTGCTCTCATCATCAGAGGGTTCGCAATTTAGGAAAGGGCTTGCGCATCGCAGCCACAGCGAACGACGGAACAATCGAAGAAATCGAACACCCCGAATATCCGTTTTTAATCGGTGTTCAGTGGCATCCCGAACGAACTCCCACGTCTGAATCTCGAAAACTTTTCGAAGCGTTCGTCAGCGCCTGTTCACTCCACGCTCAAAGCGCGCTCCGCTAA
- a CDS encoding crossover junction endodeoxyribonuclease RuvC, with product MKTILGIDPGSGKFGLAVVRGDSKQMGILARGVFSFDELRKQLENLRNQYEFDFAVVGDGTNSRTAQELLREIMPSIAILILDEKDTSIRAREKYWEVTPRRGWRRFIPSSLQVPPVAIDDFVAVILAERALSVE from the coding sequence ATGAAGACGATTTTAGGGATCGACCCGGGCAGCGGGAAATTCGGTTTAGCGGTGGTTCGTGGGGATTCGAAACAGATGGGAATCTTGGCGCGCGGGGTTTTCTCTTTCGATGAATTGCGAAAACAACTCGAGAATTTGCGAAATCAATACGAATTCGATTTCGCTGTCGTGGGAGACGGAACGAATTCTCGCACTGCGCAAGAGTTACTTCGGGAAATCATGCCGAGCATCGCAATTCTCATATTGGACGAGAAAGACACATCCATTCGCGCAAGAGAAAAATATTGGGAAGTTACTCCTCGGAGGGGATGGCGAAGATTCATTCCGAGCAGTTTGCAAGTCCCCCCCGTTGCGATTGACGATTTCGTGGCGGTGATTTTAGCGGAGCGCGCTTTGAGCGTGGAGTGA
- the lptB gene encoding LPS export ABC transporter ATP-binding protein, producing MIIRTEHLAKSYRGRKVVNDVSLHIETGQVVGLLGPNGAGKTTTFYMIVGLIKPQEGRVFLDDKEITRMPMYVRARSGIGYLPQEASVFRRLTVEENLRLVLEMQDRPRKEQDKRIEELMHDLGMSHLRNSIGGSLSGGERRRVEIARALACDPKFILLDEPFTGIDPRTIEELQAIILKLAERGIGILITDHNVGATLGITDHNYILVDGKIIAQGERQAIVSNPEVRKHYLGEQFK from the coding sequence ATGATCATACGAACAGAACATCTCGCTAAAAGTTATAGAGGGCGAAAAGTCGTCAACGATGTTTCGCTGCATATCGAAACCGGTCAAGTGGTGGGGTTGTTAGGACCGAACGGTGCAGGGAAAACGACGACGTTTTACATGATTGTAGGTCTTATCAAGCCTCAAGAGGGGAGAGTGTTTTTAGACGATAAAGAAATTACACGCATGCCGATGTATGTTCGCGCTCGGTCTGGAATCGGCTATCTACCGCAAGAGGCATCGGTCTTCCGTCGTTTGACCGTAGAAGAGAATCTGCGGTTGGTGTTGGAGATGCAAGATCGCCCTCGTAAAGAGCAGGATAAACGAATCGAAGAATTGATGCATGATTTAGGGATGAGCCATTTGCGCAATTCTATCGGGGGTTCTCTTTCGGGGGGGGAAAGGAGGAGAGTGGAAATTGCGAGGGCGCTCGCTTGCGATCCGAAGTTCATCCTTTTGGACGAACCCTTCACGGGAATAGACCCGAGAACCATCGAAGAACTTCAAGCGATTATTCTCAAACTCGCCGAGCGCGGCATCGGAATCTTAATCACGGACCATAACGTAGGCGCGACGCTCGGAATAACCGACCACAACTACATTTTGGTAGACGGGAAAATCATCGCTCAAGGAGAGCGTCAAGCCATCGTTTCGAACCCTGAAGTGCGAAAGCATTACTTAGGGGAACAATTCAAATGA
- a CDS encoding NAD(P)/FAD-dependent oxidoreductase, translated as MSEIQIIGAGPSGLTAAIHLATKGFEVRVREKRKAPGMRHHGFQGLDNWSHKEDAKEVLKGLGIRADFLLRPVFEVLYISPKRKVHPVRSREPLFYLVRRGNHPDSLDAKLAWQAIELGVRISYNDPVAQAPPGAIVGIGPTSAKAIAKGIQFRTDMPDIAMCIVDPEIAPKAYAYLLVHEKEATLAVMLTEEFKKANDYLKNAIEAFQSIRKFDIEEATTFGGAGIPFDATPTMGGQLRVGECSGAQDALWGFGLWFAMESGYLAAKCLVENKDYRKEFRKKLLPKIQRLLVCRWLFERIQRNSYERYFEMFESTDALEVFRKYYGNASWMKFLYPFAVRHFQGSLPENRRYFKEFFLDY; from the coding sequence GTGTCCGAAATCCAAATCATCGGAGCAGGGCCATCGGGCTTGACAGCAGCGATACATCTCGCCACGAAAGGTTTCGAGGTGCGTGTGAGGGAAAAAAGAAAAGCCCCGGGAATGCGACACCATGGATTTCAAGGTCTCGACAATTGGAGTCACAAAGAAGACGCAAAAGAAGTGCTGAAGGGTTTAGGCATACGTGCGGATTTTTTGCTTCGTCCCGTGTTCGAAGTTCTCTATATAAGCCCGAAAAGAAAAGTACATCCCGTACGTTCTCGCGAGCCTCTTTTCTATCTCGTGAGGAGAGGAAATCACCCCGATTCGTTGGATGCCAAACTTGCATGGCAAGCGATAGAATTAGGAGTTCGAATATCTTACAACGATCCTGTAGCGCAAGCCCCCCCTGGTGCAATAGTCGGAATCGGTCCGACTTCGGCAAAAGCGATTGCCAAAGGAATTCAGTTTCGAACGGATATGCCGGATATCGCAATGTGCATCGTAGACCCCGAAATCGCTCCGAAAGCATATGCTTATCTTCTCGTGCACGAAAAGGAGGCTACATTAGCCGTCATGCTGACGGAAGAATTCAAAAAAGCGAACGATTACTTGAAAAATGCAATCGAAGCATTTCAAAGTATTCGAAAGTTCGACATCGAAGAAGCCACTACTTTCGGTGGAGCAGGAATTCCGTTCGACGCTACTCCGACCATGGGGGGGCAACTCCGTGTAGGCGAATGCTCCGGCGCACAGGACGCCTTATGGGGGTTCGGGCTTTGGTTTGCGATGGAATCCGGTTATCTCGCCGCGAAATGCCTTGTAGAAAACAAAGACTATCGAAAAGAATTTCGAAAAAAACTTCTCCCTAAAATCCAGCGTTTGCTCGTTTGCCGCTGGCTCTTCGAAAGAATTCAACGAAATTCCTATGAGCGTTACTTTGAAATGTTCGAAAGTACGGATGCTCTCGAAGTGTTTCGAAAATATTACGGCAACGCGAGTTGGATGAAGTTTCTATATCCTTTCGCGGTTCGACATTTCCAGGGTTCACTTCCCGAGAATCGTCGCTATTTCAAAGAATTTTTTCTCGACTACTAA
- the nth gene encoding endonuclease III: MDAKSRVKEVLKRLKKEYPGAKTALDFRTPFELLVATILSAQTTDAHVNKVTESLFKKYKSVRDYAEAPLSELQKDISSINFYRNKAKSIQACAKAILEKFNGQVPKTIEELTTLPGVGRKTANIVLFNAFGINEGIGVDTHVMRLSQRLGLTKQKDPEKIEQDLMAITPKKDWGNLTNLLILHGRRVCVAKKPKHDQCVLRDICPSRDI; encoded by the coding sequence ATGGATGCGAAGAGCCGAGTCAAAGAAGTTCTAAAAAGGTTGAAAAAGGAATATCCGGGAGCGAAAACAGCGCTCGATTTTCGAACTCCGTTCGAGCTTTTAGTCGCAACGATCCTCTCTGCCCAAACGACCGATGCGCATGTGAACAAAGTAACGGAGTCGCTATTCAAAAAATATAAGAGCGTGCGAGATTATGCAGAAGCTCCACTCTCCGAATTGCAAAAAGACATCAGTTCGATTAACTTTTATCGCAACAAAGCCAAAAGCATTCAAGCTTGCGCGAAAGCGATTCTGGAAAAATTCAATGGGCAAGTTCCGAAAACCATAGAAGAGTTGACCACTCTTCCCGGTGTAGGGCGAAAAACTGCGAACATCGTTCTTTTCAATGCATTCGGAATCAACGAGGGGATTGGTGTGGATACTCATGTAATGCGTCTTTCGCAGCGATTAGGGCTTACGAAACAAAAAGACCCGGAAAAAATCGAACAAGACCTCATGGCGATTACGCCGAAAAAAGATTGGGGGAATCTGACGAATCTATTGATTCTTCATGGCAGACGCGTTTGCGTTGCGAAAAAACCTAAACACGACCAATGCGTGCTCCGCGACATTTGTCCGTCGAGAGATATATAA
- a CDS encoding replication-associated recombination protein A, which produces MPLFEEQESAYMPLAARIRPKTFDEFVGQEHIVGEGSPIRKAIEAHALGSVILWGPAGCGKTTLGYLIAKQEDAHIEHRSAVACGIAEIRQIAKAAKLRKKKTILFLDEIHHFTRTQQDALLGYIEDGTITLIGATTENPTFSLASPLLSRCRILILKPLREEDIIKIVRRALSTLNLECSDDALHLLARWANGDARVALNALELSAQIAHPRKKIEADDVSKAMNRPLVRYDGKQDLHYDVISAFIKSVRGSDVDAALHYLARMIQAGEDPRFIARRLVILASEDIGNAEPMALLIAMTAFHVVERIGMPEAQLTLAQATIFLAASPKSNSCYLAIKRALEDLEKKPAPPVPFHLRDTYSKMIEEKVEGKPETEYLYPHDYGGWVKQSYLAENHGLSLPYYIPIPKGYEKKIKEFLDSLGNPEER; this is translated from the coding sequence ATGCCTTTGTTCGAAGAACAGGAATCGGCTTACATGCCTCTCGCCGCCCGCATTCGTCCCAAAACTTTCGACGAATTCGTAGGGCAAGAGCATATCGTCGGTGAGGGCTCACCGATTCGAAAAGCAATCGAAGCACATGCTCTCGGTTCTGTGATTCTGTGGGGTCCCGCCGGCTGTGGAAAGACGACGCTGGGATATTTAATTGCAAAACAAGAGGATGCGCATATCGAGCATCGTAGCGCAGTCGCATGCGGGATCGCAGAAATTCGGCAGATTGCTAAAGCAGCGAAACTGCGCAAGAAAAAAACGATACTTTTTCTCGACGAGATTCACCATTTCACAAGGACACAACAAGACGCTTTATTGGGATATATCGAGGATGGAACGATTACACTTATCGGCGCTACTACCGAAAATCCAACCTTCAGTTTGGCATCGCCCTTGCTTTCTCGATGTCGGATTTTGATTTTAAAGCCTTTGCGAGAGGAAGATATTATAAAAATAGTTCGGCGCGCCCTGAGCACATTGAATTTAGAATGCTCCGACGATGCTTTGCACTTGCTCGCAAGATGGGCAAATGGTGATGCAAGAGTCGCTTTGAATGCTCTCGAATTATCGGCACAAATAGCACACCCACGAAAGAAAATCGAAGCGGATGACGTTTCCAAAGCAATGAACCGTCCGCTCGTTCGCTACGACGGCAAACAGGATTTGCATTATGATGTGATTTCCGCTTTTATAAAATCCGTAAGAGGAAGTGATGTGGATGCGGCATTGCACTATCTCGCGCGCATGATACAAGCCGGCGAAGATCCACGCTTCATTGCGAGACGTTTGGTGATATTGGCGAGTGAGGATATCGGAAACGCCGAGCCCATGGCTTTATTGATTGCGATGACAGCGTTCCACGTGGTCGAGCGAATCGGGATGCCGGAGGCGCAATTGACTTTAGCGCAAGCGACGATTTTTTTGGCAGCATCTCCGAAATCGAATTCATGTTATTTGGCAATCAAACGCGCATTGGAAGACTTGGAAAAGAAACCTGCCCCCCCAGTTCCTTTTCATTTGCGAGACACTTATAGCAAAATGATCGAAGAAAAAGTCGAAGGCAAACCGGAAACAGAATATTTATATCCGCATGATTACGGCGGATGGGTGAAGCAGTCGTATTTAGCCGAAAACCACGGTTTGTCCTTGCCGTATTACATCCCGATTCCGAAAGGTTACGAAAAGAAAATCAAAGAATTTCTGGATTCATTAGGAAATCCCGAAGAACGATAA
- a CDS encoding glycoside hydrolase family 2 TIM barrel-domain containing protein: MAVHSKKEVFFFIPFFALFEMQNQTAEPEPVLATRWAKVVSAQSVHAEYPRPQLKRRRWLDLNGSWQYAIRSKDEVEPQKWDGRILVPFPIESSLSGVMKRVSENQRIWYRRTFGLSRSWKGGRILLHFGGVDWETDVWVNGKKVGNHKGGYDPFSFDVTEALHWNQENEIVVAVWDPTDKGTQPRGKQVQKPGGIFYTPSSGIWQTVWLEPVPETYIASLRITPDIDKEKVVIEVNTNRSKHQTKASVKVYDGKRLIVEKNASCDAPIVLKIPKAKLWSPESPYLYRLRISLSSGDHAESYFGMRKVSLGKDEKGKTRIFLNGKPYFMLGVLDQGFFPDGIYTAPTDEALRYDIEIAKKLGFNTIRKHVKVEPARWYYWCDKLGMLVWQDMPSGDRFIGVNDPDIRRSSESAKQFEKELKAMVESLYNHPSVVMWVIFNEGWGQFDTARIAKWVKRLDGTRLVNTASGWVDRGVGDVLDIHDYPGPSAPPPQKNRASVLGEFGGLGFRVMGHTWSGEGWGYKTFDSEKEYTEAFITLLKQLQNLKENHSLSAAIYTQITDVETEINGILTYDRAKIKGDASLLRKEIVRLRD, from the coding sequence ATGGCGGTACACTCGAAAAAAGAGGTGTTTTTCTTTATTCCATTCTTTGCGCTTTTCGAAATGCAAAACCAGACTGCAGAACCCGAACCCGTACTTGCGACACGTTGGGCGAAAGTTGTCTCAGCACAAAGCGTACATGCCGAATATCCAAGACCTCAACTGAAAAGGAGACGCTGGCTCGATCTCAATGGGTCTTGGCAATACGCAATTCGTTCTAAAGACGAGGTTGAACCCCAAAAATGGGATGGGAGAATACTCGTTCCTTTCCCCATAGAATCCTCGTTATCGGGCGTAATGAAACGCGTTAGCGAGAACCAGCGCATATGGTATAGAAGAACTTTCGGTTTGTCTCGTAGTTGGAAGGGGGGGCGAATACTTTTGCATTTCGGAGGTGTAGACTGGGAAACCGATGTGTGGGTGAATGGGAAGAAAGTCGGAAATCACAAGGGTGGGTATGACCCGTTTTCGTTCGATGTAACCGAAGCTTTGCATTGGAATCAGGAGAACGAGATCGTCGTTGCAGTTTGGGACCCTACTGACAAAGGAACCCAGCCTCGGGGAAAACAGGTGCAGAAACCTGGGGGGATTTTTTACACACCCTCGAGTGGAATTTGGCAAACCGTTTGGCTCGAGCCCGTTCCCGAAACCTATATTGCATCGCTTCGGATTACTCCGGATATAGATAAAGAAAAAGTGGTCATAGAAGTTAATACGAATCGTTCGAAACACCAAACGAAGGCATCCGTGAAAGTTTATGATGGAAAACGTCTAATTGTAGAAAAAAACGCATCATGCGATGCCCCCATCGTTTTGAAAATTCCTAAAGCAAAACTCTGGTCACCCGAGTCGCCCTATTTGTATCGTTTGCGCATTTCGCTTTCTTCAGGAGACCATGCAGAAAGTTATTTCGGGATGCGCAAAGTTTCGCTCGGGAAGGACGAAAAAGGCAAAACGCGAATTTTTTTGAACGGTAAGCCTTACTTTATGCTCGGTGTACTCGATCAAGGATTCTTTCCGGACGGAATTTACACTGCGCCGACGGATGAGGCGTTGCGATACGATATCGAGATAGCGAAAAAATTGGGATTCAACACCATTCGAAAACATGTAAAAGTCGAGCCAGCGCGTTGGTATTACTGGTGCGATAAATTGGGAATGCTCGTTTGGCAAGACATGCCGAGCGGAGACCGTTTTATCGGAGTGAACGACCCCGATATTCGACGGAGTTCGGAATCTGCGAAACAATTCGAAAAAGAATTGAAGGCGATGGTGGAATCTTTATACAATCATCCCTCTGTCGTGATGTGGGTGATCTTTAACGAAGGCTGGGGTCAATTCGATACTGCGCGAATCGCAAAATGGGTGAAACGTCTCGACGGGACGAGATTGGTAAACACTGCCAGCGGATGGGTGGATAGGGGAGTCGGGGATGTATTGGATATTCACGATTATCCGGGTCCCTCCGCTCCGCCCCCCCAAAAGAATCGAGCGAGTGTGTTAGGAGAATTCGGGGGATTGGGCTTTCGCGTTATGGGTCACACATGGAGCGGAGAAGGATGGGGATATAAAACTTTCGATTCGGAAAAAGAATATACGGAAGCGTTCATAACTCTTTTGAAACAACTGCAAAACCTAAAAGAAAACCATAGCCTCTCCGCTGCTATTTATACGCAAATCACAGACGTGGAAACGGAAATCAACGGAATTCTTACCTACGACCGAGCAAAGATAAAAGGAGATGCTTCACTCCTGCGAAAAGAGATAGTTAGGCTGCGGGATTAG